One genomic region from Sphingomonas paeninsulae encodes:
- a CDS encoding carboxypeptidase-like regulatory domain-containing protein codes for MKKQLLSSAALFALAIPGFAIVTLVAPNTASAQETTSSIQGSVTEGDAAVSGAEVVVTHVPSGTRSTAKTGADGNFSVSGLRVGGPFTVTVHSPLRSMERRLPMCTQSPGSRSICLSISPPVVRTSSLPLRK; via the coding sequence ATGAAGAAGCAGCTTTTATCGAGCGCGGCGCTGTTTGCGCTCGCGATTCCTGGTTTTGCGATCGTTACGCTGGTTGCACCGAACACGGCCAGTGCGCAGGAAACGACGTCATCGATACAGGGTTCGGTGACGGAAGGTGACGCCGCAGTGTCTGGCGCTGAGGTCGTTGTCACCCACGTTCCATCGGGCACGCGCTCGACGGCGAAAACGGGTGCAGACGGCAATTTCAGCGTCAGCGGACTGCGGGTCGGCGGTCCATTCACCGTTACGGTCCATTCACCGTTACGGTCAATGGAACGTCGGTTACCGATGTGTACACAGTCGCCGGGCAGTCGTTCAATCTGCCTATCAATATCGCCACCGGTGGTGCGGACATCATCGTTACCGCTTCGAAAGTGA
- a CDS encoding DHA2 family efflux MFS transporter permease subunit, whose protein sequence is MASAPAEPEPLTGAKLLLAAFALALANFVVVLDTTIANVSVPHIAGGLAVSPTQGTWVITSYAVADAISVPLTGWLSARFGSVRWFIISLCGFAVFSFLCGVSGTLGMLITFRILQGLSGGPLMPLSQTLLLRIFPKNKSGVGLGIWAMTTTCAPILGPILGGLISDNWSWPWIFFINLPVVAICIFGVTRLVTPYETTVVKRRIDLGGLALLVLFVGAFQIMLDTGRENDWFNSAYIVTLGLIALVGFVAFIIWELTTDEPIVDIRIFRHRGFLAGTVAISLGFGAYFATVVLTPLWLQQVVGYTATDSGYTVAWGGLFAVLLSPLAARMIGKIDLRYMVSAGILYLGATSALRAGWTSGADYWTLSLPQLLQGAGMPFFFIGLTALTLGSVKPSETVSAAGLMSFMRTLSGAVGTALATTAWDNASRVSRSEAVASLNDPAATVSAMQQSGLTYEQARASLDHLVDIQASTLGMLNVFLIASSIFLIAAMVVWMAPSVKGGAPAVGH, encoded by the coding sequence ATGGCAAGTGCGCCTGCCGAGCCGGAACCGCTTACCGGGGCAAAGCTGTTGCTTGCCGCATTTGCGCTCGCGCTCGCCAATTTCGTCGTCGTGCTCGACACGACGATTGCCAACGTATCGGTGCCTCACATCGCGGGCGGCCTTGCGGTCTCGCCGACGCAGGGCACCTGGGTCATCACCAGTTATGCCGTCGCCGATGCGATCAGCGTTCCACTGACCGGGTGGCTGTCCGCGCGGTTCGGCAGTGTGCGCTGGTTCATTATATCGTTGTGCGGCTTTGCCGTGTTTTCATTCCTGTGCGGCGTTTCGGGTACGCTTGGGATGCTCATCACATTCCGTATTCTGCAGGGACTGTCCGGTGGTCCCTTGATGCCATTATCGCAGACATTGCTGCTGCGGATATTTCCCAAGAATAAAAGCGGGGTGGGACTCGGTATATGGGCGATGACAACGACGTGCGCTCCGATCCTTGGGCCAATTCTCGGCGGTCTGATCAGTGATAACTGGTCGTGGCCGTGGATATTCTTTATCAATTTGCCCGTCGTCGCCATTTGTATTTTCGGTGTAACGCGGCTGGTCACTCCATATGAAACGACGGTGGTGAAACGTCGTATCGATCTGGGCGGACTGGCATTGCTCGTACTGTTCGTCGGCGCGTTCCAGATCATGCTCGATACAGGGCGCGAGAACGATTGGTTTAATTCGGCCTATATCGTCACGCTCGGCCTTATCGCGCTGGTCGGATTTGTGGCGTTCATTATCTGGGAGCTGACTACCGACGAACCGATCGTGGATATCCGCATCTTTCGGCATCGCGGTTTTCTGGCGGGCACTGTTGCGATCTCGCTCGGGTTCGGCGCCTATTTCGCAACCGTGGTTTTGACTCCTCTCTGGCTCCAGCAGGTGGTTGGTTATACCGCGACCGATTCCGGATATACGGTGGCATGGGGCGGCTTGTTTGCGGTACTTCTCTCTCCCCTTGCCGCCAGAATGATCGGTAAAATCGACCTGCGCTATATGGTCAGCGCAGGAATATTGTATTTGGGGGCAACCTCCGCATTGCGGGCCGGGTGGACCTCGGGTGCCGACTATTGGACGCTATCGTTACCGCAGCTTTTGCAGGGCGCAGGTATGCCTTTCTTTTTCATCGGGCTTACGGCGTTGACGCTTGGAAGTGTGAAACCCAGCGAAACCGTGTCGGCTGCGGGATTGATGAGCTTCATGCGGACATTGTCGGGCGCGGTCGGGACGGCTCTGGCGACGACAGCATGGGATAATGCGAGTCGTGTGTCCCGGTCCGAAGCTGTTGCTTCACTGAACGATCCGGCAGCTACGGTTAGCGCAATGCAGCAGAGTGGGCTCACTTATGAACAGGCACGGGCATCGCTGGATCACCTGGTGGATATCCAGGCATCGACCCTCGGTATGCTCAACGTATTCCTGATCGCGTCATCGATATTCCTGATTGCCGCAATGGTCGTGTGGATGGCACCCAGTGTGAAAGGTGGAGCGCCTGCTGTCGGCCATTAG
- a CDS encoding HlyD family efflux transporter periplasmic adaptor subunit, producing MADANPSEMTAAQEESPSANDQAENKAPPRENNAKRKKLFLILAIVVAVIAILWGIWYFVTQAGRVHTDNAYVGADTAQVTPLVAGAVKEVRVGGTQVVHKGDILVVIDDADAKVDVATAQAALFAAQQRYGQADANVGAARAKVDARVADIAQARAKAADSVAQLERARVDLSRREALVGSGAVSGEELSSARAAYSAAKADRDLAAAGIATAQATRTSALSDVAATEALTRGTNVSTTPDVASARARLDKAQLDLSRTIIRAPIDGVVTNRQVQVGQRVAAGTPIMTLVPLASVYVDANFKESQFRRIKIGQPVELTSDFYGSGVVYHGRVTGYAGGTGAAFSLIPAQNATGNWIKVVQRLPVRVTLDARELRDHPLRVGLSMDAIIDTRGDTGRE from the coding sequence ATGGCCGACGCAAACCCATCCGAAATGACCGCTGCTCAAGAGGAAAGCCCCTCCGCCAACGATCAGGCGGAGAACAAGGCTCCCCCAAGGGAAAACAACGCAAAACGGAAAAAGCTGTTTCTGATCCTTGCGATCGTGGTCGCGGTAATCGCGATCCTTTGGGGCATCTGGTATTTCGTAACGCAGGCGGGCCGCGTTCACACCGATAACGCCTATGTCGGTGCAGACACGGCGCAGGTCACGCCGTTGGTTGCCGGGGCCGTCAAGGAAGTGCGCGTCGGAGGAACGCAGGTCGTTCACAAGGGCGACATATTGGTCGTGATCGACGATGCCGACGCAAAGGTCGATGTTGCGACCGCACAGGCAGCGTTGTTCGCAGCGCAGCAGCGATACGGACAGGCAGATGCCAACGTCGGTGCGGCCCGCGCCAAAGTCGATGCTCGCGTCGCCGACATAGCGCAGGCGCGCGCCAAAGCTGCCGATTCTGTGGCCCAGCTGGAGCGGGCACGCGTGGATTTGTCACGCCGGGAAGCCTTGGTGGGTAGCGGTGCCGTATCGGGCGAAGAGCTTTCATCGGCCCGTGCGGCTTACTCTGCGGCCAAGGCCGATCGCGATCTTGCAGCGGCGGGCATTGCGACGGCTCAGGCGACACGCACGTCGGCGCTGAGCGATGTTGCTGCCACTGAAGCTTTGACGCGCGGCACGAACGTTTCGACTACGCCTGACGTGGCATCGGCCCGCGCGCGTCTGGACAAGGCGCAACTCGACTTGTCACGCACGATCATCCGTGCGCCGATCGATGGTGTCGTGACGAACCGTCAGGTCCAGGTCGGACAGCGGGTTGCGGCGGGTACCCCGATCATGACGCTGGTCCCGCTGGCATCGGTTTATGTCGATGCCAATTTCAAGGAAAGCCAGTTCAGGCGGATAAAGATCGGCCAGCCGGTCGAACTGACGTCGGATTTCTATGGCAGCGGCGTGGTCTATCATGGTCGCGTAACCGGATATGCGGGCGGGACCGGCGCGGCGTTTTCGTTGATTCCCGCGCAGAACGCGACGGGTAACTGGATCAAGGTTGTCCAGCGTTTACCGGTTCGCGTCACGCTCGATGCGCGTGAGCTTCGGGATCATCCATTGCGCGTCGGCCTGTCGATGGATGCAATAATCGATACGCGCGGCGACACAGGGCGCGAATAA
- a CDS encoding efflux transporter outer membrane subunit, translating into MTGTFSFNLDLWGRDRAALAAATSETEAARVDFEQARLMLSTGIASAYADLSQYYVQRDVAVDALKVRQSTVDLTSQRVAVGVDTRGSLRQAESRVPSARADIAALDEAIVLTQHRLAALLGAGPDRGLQIARPVLRDAPTGVPMNAGVDLIGRRPDIVAARLRAEAAAKRIKVAKADFYPNISLSAVVGLQSLGLGQLFNSGSSYGTGGAAFSLPIFDGGRIAGRYRGARGEYDEAVARYDSTLIAALRETADALSSRQAADVRLNDQRQALAAAEEARKIAALRYRGGLSNQLPVLNGDDTVLISRRAVADLEARRLSLDIALIRALGGGYRDTRISSGAR; encoded by the coding sequence GTGACCGGCACGTTCTCGTTCAACCTCGATCTGTGGGGCAGGGACCGTGCGGCGCTTGCGGCCGCCACATCAGAAACCGAAGCCGCACGCGTCGATTTCGAACAGGCCCGCCTGATGCTCAGCACTGGCATCGCGTCGGCCTATGCCGATCTGTCGCAATATTACGTCCAGCGTGATGTTGCGGTCGATGCGCTTAAAGTTCGTCAGTCCACTGTCGACCTGACATCGCAGCGTGTCGCCGTGGGCGTCGATACGCGCGGTAGCTTGCGGCAGGCGGAGTCACGCGTTCCTTCGGCCCGCGCCGACATCGCCGCGCTGGACGAGGCGATCGTACTGACCCAACACCGCCTCGCCGCGCTGCTTGGTGCGGGGCCGGATCGGGGATTGCAGATTGCACGGCCCGTGCTGCGCGATGCTCCCACCGGGGTGCCAATGAATGCCGGAGTCGATCTTATTGGGCGACGTCCGGACATCGTTGCTGCACGGCTCCGTGCAGAAGCCGCGGCCAAGCGGATCAAAGTCGCGAAGGCCGATTTCTACCCAAACATCAGCTTGTCGGCAGTTGTGGGCTTGCAGTCGCTGGGCCTGGGTCAATTGTTCAACAGCGGTTCCAGCTATGGCACTGGCGGTGCGGCATTCAGCTTGCCGATATTCGACGGTGGCCGGATTGCCGGGCGCTATCGCGGAGCTCGCGGGGAATATGACGAAGCCGTTGCGCGGTACGATTCGACGTTGATCGCGGCGTTACGGGAAACCGCCGATGCCTTGTCGAGCCGGCAAGCGGCAGATGTGCGCCTGAACGATCAGCGTCAGGCACTTGCCGCTGCGGAAGAAGCGCGCAAGATCGCAGCACTTCGATATCGCGGCGGACTTTCCAACCAGTTGCCGGTGCTGAACGGCGATGACACGGTGTTGATCAGCAGACGCGCCGTCGCCGATCTGGAAGCGCGTCGCCTTTCGCTCGACATCGCCCTCATCCGTGCCCTTGGCGGTGGTTACCGTGACACCCGAATTTCATCAGGAGCCAGATAA
- a CDS encoding TetR/AcrR family transcriptional regulator, whose protein sequence is MTASPIECAQDARRSAFVTAARNAFFQNGYAGTTMSAISAQVGGSKTTLWTYFPSKEDLFTAVVDDVVEQYGCALSVVLSPERPVAEVLEHFAAAMLSTMLSPPIINLHRVVTGEVGRFPELGRLFFERGPKRGKARLAEYLAAMMDDGRLRKGDPALASRQFSSMCQSNSFQHALFGIEAPAPDAVARDITAAVDSFLRAWGPETKA, encoded by the coding sequence ATGACAGCTTCGCCAATCGAATGTGCGCAAGACGCTCGCCGCAGTGCTTTTGTTACAGCAGCCCGCAACGCGTTCTTTCAGAACGGTTATGCCGGAACCACTATGTCAGCGATCTCGGCGCAGGTCGGTGGATCGAAAACAACTTTGTGGACCTATTTTCCCTCGAAGGAGGATTTGTTCACGGCGGTCGTAGATGATGTCGTCGAGCAATATGGTTGTGCACTATCAGTAGTTTTATCGCCCGAACGCCCGGTTGCAGAGGTGCTCGAACACTTTGCAGCCGCGATGCTTTCGACGATGTTGTCGCCACCGATTATCAATCTGCATCGCGTCGTAACGGGAGAAGTTGGCCGTTTTCCCGAACTTGGCCGCCTGTTCTTTGAACGCGGTCCAAAGCGGGGCAAAGCGCGTCTCGCCGAATATCTCGCTGCAATGATGGACGATGGCCGGCTTCGTAAAGGCGACCCCGCGCTGGCATCGCGGCAGTTTTCGTCGATGTGCCAGTCGAACTCGTTTCAGCACGCGCTTTTCGGCATCGAAGCCCCCGCCCCCGATGCCGTAGCACGCGATATTACGGCTGCCGTCGATAGCTTCCTTCGGGCCTGGGGACCAGAGACTAAGGCCTAA
- the lepA gene encoding translation elongation factor 4, protein MTPLDKIRNFSIIAHIDHGKSTLADRLIQTTGGLTAREMSAQVLDNMDIEKERGITIKAQTVRLEWKGYELNLMDTPGHVDFAYEVSRSLAACEGALLVVDAAQGVEAQTLANVYQSIEHDHEIVPVINKIDLPAAEPEMVRKEIEEVIGLDASRAVMTSAKSGIGIEEVLDAIVERIPPPKGDREAPLKAMLVDSWYDPYLGVVILIRVIDGVLRKGQEIQFMAAGTKHLVDRVGCMRPKMEILPELAAGEIGFITAQIKEVAQTRVGDTITDSKRPALEALPGFKEVQPVVFCGLFPVDANDFEKLRESISKLRLNDASFSFETESSAALGFGFRCGFLGLLHLEIIQERLTREYDLDLITTAPSVIYEIHMNHGAATIELHNPADMPDASRIDFIEEPWIEAVIYVPDEYLGSILKLCQDRRGIQKNLTYVGGRAQVTYELPLNEVVFDFYDRLKSISRGYASFDYHQIGHREGDLVKMNIMVNAEPVDALSMIVHRGTAEARGRGMCERLKDLIPRHLFKIPIQAAIGGKVIARETIAAMRKDVTAKCYGGDISRKKKLLDKQKEGKKRMREYGSVSIPQEAFIAALRMGDDT, encoded by the coding sequence ATGACACCTCTCGACAAGATCCGTAATTTTTCGATCATCGCCCATATCGATCACGGTAAGTCCACTTTGGCGGACCGGCTGATCCAGACCACGGGCGGCCTGACCGCGCGTGAGATGTCGGCTCAGGTTCTCGACAACATGGATATTGAGAAAGAGCGCGGGATCACGATCAAGGCGCAGACCGTGCGGTTGGAATGGAAGGGCTATGAGCTCAACCTGATGGACACGCCGGGCCATGTCGATTTCGCCTATGAGGTCAGCCGTAGCCTTGCCGCGTGCGAGGGGGCGCTGCTGGTGGTCGATGCCGCGCAGGGCGTCGAGGCGCAGACGCTTGCCAACGTTTATCAGTCGATTGAGCATGATCACGAGATCGTGCCTGTCATCAACAAGATCGATTTGCCCGCAGCGGAACCCGAAATGGTTCGCAAGGAGATCGAGGAAGTCATCGGTCTGGACGCGTCGCGCGCGGTCATGACCTCGGCTAAATCGGGCATCGGTATCGAGGAAGTGCTGGACGCGATCGTCGAGCGTATTCCGCCGCCGAAGGGCGATCGAGAGGCGCCGCTAAAGGCGATGCTCGTCGATAGCTGGTACGATCCGTATCTGGGTGTCGTTATCCTGATTCGCGTGATCGACGGCGTCTTGCGCAAAGGGCAGGAAATCCAGTTCATGGCGGCCGGCACCAAGCATTTGGTGGACCGCGTCGGCTGTATGCGGCCCAAGATGGAGATTTTGCCCGAACTGGCTGCAGGCGAAATCGGGTTTATCACCGCGCAAATCAAGGAAGTCGCACAGACCCGAGTCGGCGATACGATTACTGATTCGAAGCGGCCTGCACTCGAGGCCCTGCCGGGCTTCAAGGAAGTTCAGCCAGTCGTGTTCTGCGGCCTGTTCCCGGTCGATGCGAACGATTTTGAGAAACTGCGGGAAAGCATCAGCAAGCTGCGTCTGAACGATGCCAGCTTCAGTTTTGAAACCGAGAGCAGCGCGGCATTGGGCTTTGGTTTCCGTTGCGGGTTCCTAGGGCTGCTACATCTGGAGATTATTCAGGAGCGCCTGACTCGGGAATATGATCTCGACCTGATTACGACCGCACCCAGCGTGATCTATGAAATCCATATGAATCATGGTGCGGCAACGATCGAACTGCACAATCCGGCCGATATGCCCGATGCCAGCCGGATCGACTTTATCGAGGAGCCGTGGATCGAGGCTGTGATCTATGTGCCGGACGAATATCTCGGGTCTATCCTGAAGCTGTGTCAGGACCGTCGTGGTATACAGAAGAACCTGACCTATGTCGGTGGCCGTGCGCAGGTGACTTACGAACTGCCGCTTAACGAAGTGGTATTCGATTTCTATGACCGGCTGAAGTCGATTTCACGCGGCTATGCCAGCTTTGATTATCATCAGATCGGCCACCGTGAAGGTGATCTCGTGAAGATGAATATCATGGTCAATGCCGAGCCTGTCGATGCGTTGAGCATGATCGTTCACCGCGGCACGGCGGAAGCGCGCGGGCGAGGGATGTGCGAGCGATTGAAAGATCTGATCCCGCGTCATTTGTTCAAGATTCCGATTCAAGCTGCAATCGGTGGCAAGGTGATTGCGCGCGAAACGATTGCCGCGATGCGCAAGGACGTGACCGCGAAATGTTATGGCGGCGACATCAGCCGCAAGAAGAAGCTGTTGGATAAGCAGAAAGAGGGCAAAAAGCGGATGCGCGAATATGGCAGCGTCAGCATCCCGCAGGAGGCCTTTATCGCAGCCCTGCGCATGGGCGACGACACATAG
- a CDS encoding CsgG/HfaB family protein, translated as MIRNAMLAGAAFSLVATSPAFAGPARPSGTQRTQEAALTDVPHCTRKLGTVSVMDGDDPSGWTQFQLTGPQKLIKVLVQRSGCFNLVDRGSGLSAAQRERDIGGDLGLQRRSNVGQGQIKAADYVLVAEVQASNRNSSGSGIGAGIGGLVGGRFGGLVGGIGSKKMEANTVLSLTNVRTTETIAVQDGYAVKNSLSFGGGGGMGFFGGGAAAVGGGYDNTDIGRIVTLAFIQAYSKMVMDLGLVRPGSVGTAEATPTKTYTAMGAVAMRATAAPGGRVVRTAPAGTILYPTGRKEGLWWEVTDENDNTGWVINTRLTPSQ; from the coding sequence ATGATTAGAAATGCAATGCTTGCCGGAGCGGCGTTCTCGCTCGTGGCAACCTCACCTGCATTCGCGGGCCCAGCCAGACCGTCTGGCACACAACGCACGCAGGAAGCGGCCCTGACCGATGTTCCGCACTGCACACGCAAGCTCGGCACAGTTTCTGTCATGGATGGCGATGATCCATCGGGTTGGACGCAGTTTCAACTGACCGGTCCGCAGAAACTCATCAAAGTTCTGGTTCAGCGCTCGGGTTGTTTCAATCTCGTCGACCGTGGCTCGGGCCTTAGCGCCGCACAACGTGAGCGTGACATCGGTGGCGACCTTGGCCTCCAGCGCCGGTCCAACGTCGGACAGGGCCAGATCAAGGCGGCCGACTATGTTCTCGTTGCCGAAGTTCAGGCTTCGAATCGCAATTCAAGCGGCAGCGGTATTGGCGCTGGCATCGGCGGCCTCGTTGGCGGACGCTTTGGCGGACTGGTCGGCGGAATCGGCAGCAAGAAAATGGAGGCCAACACCGTCCTCTCGCTCACCAACGTTCGCACGACCGAAACGATTGCGGTGCAGGATGGCTATGCCGTCAAGAATAGCCTCAGCTTCGGCGGCGGCGGCGGAATGGGCTTTTTCGGCGGCGGCGCTGCTGCCGTTGGTGGCGGATACGACAATACCGACATTGGTCGCATCGTGACGCTCGCCTTCATTCAGGCCTATTCGAAAATGGTAATGGATCTGGGTCTGGTTCGTCCCGGCAGCGTCGGCACTGCCGAAGCAACCCCGACCAAAACCTATACGGCGATGGGTGCCGTGGCGATGCGCGCAACGGCCGCCCCCGGTGGCCGCGTCGTCCGAACAGCGCCTGCGGGAACGATCCTTTATCCGACAGGTCGCAAAGAAGGCCTGTGGTGGGAAGTCACTGACGAAAACGACAATACGGGTTGGGTTATCAACACGCGATTGACGCCTTCTCAGTAA
- a CDS encoding FAD-dependent oxidoreductase, translating into MRHIAIIGSGPAGYYTAEACQKAFGDDVRIDIIDRMPVPYGLIRTGVAPDHQSIKAVANRFESVSLSDNVRFVGNVSVGSDISISELQSLYDAVVLATGAPADLTLGIPGDDLPGVTGSAAFVGWYNGHPDFADLDPPLAGPGAVVVGNGNVALDVARILAKTRGEFDGSDIAAHALDALDHSAISRVTLLGRRGPHQIAMTPKELGELGRLERAQPFVASHHLPHPDSDAQLEPGVRKSVGHLRNFAIIEPAGKPIGIDFDFFARPIAIEGDGKVERVIVERTRLDEDNRSVGTGETYVVPASLVVACIGYRTPPIDGVPYDKARGRFANDDGRILPGLYCVGWARRGPSGTIGTNRPDGYMIADHIVADIGDGAGKDGRAALDVLLDTRKVEVVTFRDWQKIETAEAARARAGAPREKFVDVAEMLAAGHSEQ; encoded by the coding sequence TTGCGCCACATTGCCATCATCGGGTCCGGTCCGGCCGGATATTACACCGCAGAAGCCTGTCAGAAGGCGTTCGGCGATGACGTCCGGATCGATATCATCGACAGGATGCCGGTTCCCTATGGCCTGATCCGCACCGGCGTCGCGCCCGATCACCAGTCCATCAAGGCCGTTGCCAATCGTTTCGAAAGCGTGTCGCTCAGCGATAACGTGCGCTTTGTCGGCAATGTCTCCGTTGGCAGCGATATCAGCATTTCCGAACTTCAATCTCTCTATGATGCAGTTGTGCTTGCCACCGGCGCACCTGCCGACCTGACACTTGGGATCCCCGGCGACGACCTGCCCGGCGTCACCGGATCGGCGGCATTTGTCGGTTGGTATAACGGCCACCCTGATTTCGCCGACCTCGATCCACCGCTCGCTGGTCCCGGTGCGGTGGTCGTGGGCAACGGCAATGTCGCTCTCGACGTGGCGCGCATATTGGCCAAGACACGCGGCGAATTCGATGGATCGGATATCGCCGCCCATGCGCTCGATGCTCTCGATCATTCGGCGATATCGCGCGTGACGTTGCTCGGGCGACGCGGGCCACACCAGATTGCCATGACGCCGAAAGAACTTGGCGAACTCGGCCGTCTCGAGCGCGCCCAACCCTTTGTGGCGTCTCATCATTTGCCCCATCCTGACAGCGACGCGCAGTTGGAACCCGGTGTACGCAAATCGGTGGGCCATCTCCGCAACTTCGCGATCATAGAGCCTGCGGGAAAACCCATCGGCATCGACTTCGATTTCTTTGCGCGGCCAATCGCGATCGAGGGCGATGGCAAGGTCGAACGCGTGATCGTCGAACGCACGCGACTGGACGAGGATAACCGATCGGTAGGCACCGGCGAAACCTATGTCGTGCCCGCCAGCCTAGTCGTTGCCTGTATCGGATATCGCACACCACCAATCGACGGCGTGCCCTATGACAAAGCCCGTGGACGCTTTGCCAATGACGATGGCCGCATTCTCCCCGGTCTTTACTGCGTGGGCTGGGCACGGCGAGGTCCAAGCGGAACGATCGGTACCAACCGCCCCGACGGCTATATGATTGCCGATCACATCGTTGCTGATATCGGTGATGGAGCAGGCAAAGACGGACGCGCCGCCCTCGACGTGTTGCTGGACACACGCAAAGTCGAGGTTGTTACATTCCGCGACTGGCAAAAAATCGAAACCGCCGAAGCCGCCCGCGCCCGCGCTGGCGCACCGCGTGAAAAGTTCGTCGATGTCGCCGAAATGCTTGCCGCCGGCCATTCGGAGCAGTGA
- a CDS encoding 5-methylcytosine restriction system specificity protein McrC gives MRSPVVRITIAEYGTPEPVIAEIAAAARSTASEAEALLRRHGERLQRRHGLKENPIEIRSDGVTAKGIAGVIALSPRIELEIRPKFAAPGSDWHADLVFLAVITRHGHIDTASSISSLVSEANSLADLVARVVILSIERNQRAPLRTRRARTIESFEPEGEMDPDVLLNPGEEGWRQHSYAMSRDNEYWATIHRGALVLLPHVRNAEIAARLSDTVTRWGRPTTPPSRFHRLLPPRLSVWQSPYDLCFELAQGASMSPGAGHQATFEFTLDMWRAWETLIERGLVAALGAARVELQKETSLGRLDRNGRISTVTVIPDAIVDVGRPLVVDAKYKGRWRSDGRGYEPISAADRYEAMAFMMATGAEDAILLYPSIDGVSVDEPVQIVQREELPTGNLSAVAIGVSGLSHPQGMTRLRSRLNEVIALSSHVIATT, from the coding sequence GTGCGTAGCCCCGTCGTCAGGATCACCATCGCCGAATACGGCACGCCGGAACCGGTAATCGCGGAGATCGCAGCAGCGGCACGGTCAACAGCATCGGAAGCCGAGGCGCTACTCAGGCGCCATGGCGAGCGACTGCAGCGTCGCCACGGGCTTAAGGAAAACCCGATCGAGATCCGCAGCGACGGCGTGACCGCTAAAGGCATCGCGGGTGTGATTGCATTGTCCCCGCGTATTGAGCTCGAGATCAGGCCGAAGTTCGCCGCGCCCGGATCTGATTGGCACGCTGATCTGGTGTTTCTTGCCGTCATCACCAGACATGGACACATCGATACCGCCTCCTCCATATCGTCCCTTGTTTCCGAGGCGAACAGTCTGGCTGACCTGGTCGCCCGCGTCGTCATCCTGTCGATCGAACGCAATCAGCGAGCACCGCTGCGAACGCGACGCGCGAGGACGATCGAGAGTTTCGAACCCGAGGGGGAAATGGACCCCGACGTGTTGCTCAATCCGGGTGAGGAAGGATGGCGTCAGCATTCCTACGCCATGAGCCGGGACAACGAATATTGGGCAACCATTCATCGCGGCGCGCTCGTTCTGCTGCCTCACGTTCGCAACGCCGAGATCGCCGCCAGACTGAGCGATACGGTAACGCGTTGGGGGCGACCAACGACGCCACCCAGTCGGTTCCATAGGCTGCTGCCGCCCCGGTTGTCCGTATGGCAATCGCCATACGATTTGTGCTTCGAACTCGCGCAGGGGGCCAGCATGAGCCCTGGTGCCGGCCATCAGGCGACGTTCGAGTTCACCTTGGACATGTGGCGGGCTTGGGAGACGCTGATCGAGCGCGGGCTTGTTGCCGCATTGGGCGCGGCGCGTGTCGAGTTACAGAAGGAGACAAGCCTCGGTAGGCTAGACAGGAACGGTCGCATCTCGACGGTTACGGTGATTCCGGACGCCATTGTCGACGTCGGTCGACCATTGGTGGTCGATGCCAAGTATAAAGGCCGATGGAGGTCTGATGGACGCGGTTACGAGCCGATTTCCGCTGCAGACCGGTATGAAGCGATGGCCTTCATGATGGCGACCGGTGCCGAGGACGCCATCCTATTGTATCCGAGCATCGATGGTGTGTCTGTCGATGAACCCGTGCAGATCGTGCAGCGCGAGGAGCTTCCGACTGGCAATCTAAGCGCGGTCGCAATCGGCGTGTCGGGCCTGTCGCACCCGCAGGGAATGACCAGACTTCGGTCGCGTCTGAACGAAGTGATCGCCCTTTCAAGCCACGTCATCGCGACCACCTAA